From one Psilocybe cubensis strain MGC-MH-2018 chromosome 13, whole genome shotgun sequence genomic stretch:
- a CDS encoding Pyrimidodiazepine synthase, producing the protein MAKRITLYSAKVCPWAHRTELALKESKLPYTRYEIDLANKPEWYAPKINKASKVPAIAYGGPDVPPDEPSPDSTKIAESGVLLEFFADLDTPQPLLPKDPIDRAKARFFIETVTPAYTSGFFAAISGSKDPEAIFDGIEVIQNLLPEKGFAVGEWSIADAAVTPFFARTEVTLKNDIGKYEAGKGKAAWEKLQTDPRYARFRQYFSDLKNRDSYKETFDEEHVREFFSKRFVRDA; encoded by the exons ATGGCAAAGCGAATCACCCTCTACAGTGCCAAG GTCTGCCCATGGGCTCATAGA ACGGAACTTGCACTCAAAGAGTCGAAACTTCCTTACACTCGCTACGAGATTGACTTAGCGAACAAGCCAGAATGGTACGCGCCCAAGATCAACAAAGCTAGCAAG GTTCCAGCCATTGCATACGGTGGCCCAGATGTTCCTCCAGACGAGCCATCCCCGGACTCTACCAAAATCGCCGAATCCGGCGTCCTACTCGAGTTCTTCGCAGACCTCGACACCCCACAGCCCTTGCTCCCCAAAGACCCCATCGACCGCGCCAAAGCGCGTTTCTTCATCGAAACAGTCACACCCGCCTACACCAGCGGCTTCTTCGCTGCAATCTCAGGCTCCAAGGATCCCGAAGCCATCTTCGACGGAATCGAAGTCATTCAAAACCTCCTTCCCGAGAAAGGGTTCGCTGTTGGTGAATGGAGTATCGCAGATGCTGCTGTTACGCCCTTCTTTGCTCGTACTGAAGTTACGCTGAAGAATGACATCGGGAAATATGAAGCAGGCAAGGGGAAGGCTGCTTGGGAGAAGCTGCAGACCGACCCTCGATACGCTAGGTTCCGACAATATTTCTCTGACCTCAAAAACAGGGACAGCTACAAGGAGACATTTGATGAG GAGCATGTTAGGGAATTCTTTTCGAAACGCTTCGTGAGAGATGCATAG